In Roseicyclus marinus, the genomic window TCGACGCGGTCGAATTCGCCCGCACGGTCGTGGCCAAGGGCGCGGGCGAGATCCTTCTGACCTCGATGGACCGCGACGGCACGAAATCGGGCTTCAACCTGCCCCTCACCCGCGCCGTGGCCGATGCCGTGCCCGTCCCCGTCATCGCCTCGGGCGGCGTCGGCACGCTCGACCATCTCGTCGAAGGCGTGACCGAAGGGCATGCCAGCGCCGTTCTCGCCGCCTCCATCTTCCATTTCGGCACCTATTCCATCGCCGAGGCCAAGGCGCATATGGCCGCCGCAGGCATCCCCGTGAGGCTGACATGACCGACGACACCCTCACCCGCCTCGCCGCCACCATCGCCGCGCGCAAGGGCGCCGATCCCGACACGTCCTGGACCGCGAAACTCCTCTCCAGGGGCCCCGAGAAATGCGCCGAGAAATTCGGCGAAGAAGCGGTGGAGGCGATCATCGAAGCCGTGAAGGGCGACCGCGACCGCCTGACCTCCGAGGCCGCCGATGTGCTCTACCACCTGCTTGTCATGCTCACCGCCCGCGACGTGACCCTGTCGGAGGTTCTGGCCGAGCTTGACCGCCGCGAGGGCCAATCCGGCATCGCCGAAAAAGCCGCCCGCTGAACCGAAAAACTCGAGTTTTTCGTCCGGGAAAACTGCAGTTTTCCCACCCGGAAATCTGCAGATTTCCGCCTTCCTCACAGCTTCGACGAAATGATCCCGGTGGCGAAACCGCCCATCCTGAGCTCGCCGAACAGCCGCTGATACTCGATCTTGGGGCACCGGTCCTGGATCACCGTGATCCCCGCCGCCTCCGCGCGCTCTGCCGCCTCCGCATGGGTGACGCCGATCTGCATCCAGATGACCTTGGGCCGATGCGCCAGCGCCAGCGCCTCCTCCACGATCTCGGGCACGGCTTCGGGCTTGCGGAAGATGTCGACCACATCGACGGGCTCCGTCACATCCGCGAGCCGCGCCTTCACCTCCACGCCCCACAGTGTCGTGCCCGCCTGCCCCGGATTGACCGGCACCACCCGGTAGCCCTTCAGCGTCAGGTAACGCCCCACGTAATGGCTGGGCCGCACCGGGTTGGGCGACACGCCGATACAGGCAAAGACGCGCGATTTGCGCAAAATGTCACGAAGCAGTTCGTCGGAATATGTCTGGGTCATGGCGCGACACTGCCACAGCCATCGCCCAAGAAAAAGCGCCCGCAGCCGGGTGGGCGCGGGCGCAAGTGACGGAACGAGGGACAGTGATGGACGCAAGGTGTTCCGAACCAGGCGTCATGAGGTGCATATGGGCCACAGTCCCGGGATTTAAAGAATTCCTACGAAAACGTGATCGCGCCGATCAGCCCAGGATCGCGGGCCAATTGGCCTCGCCCGCCGCGATGACGCCCGGCAATTCCGCCTCCCACAACCGCCGCGCGCGCAGGCTTGCATTCAGGAACAGACGCCCCTCGTGGATCGACCAGGCCTCGGGGATCGTCGGCGCCAGATACCCGCGCGAGGCCGCAAAGGCGCAATACCCCCCGAATGCGGGCGCATAGCGCGCAGGATCGGCGACAAAGGCCGCGCGGTTGGCCTCGGTGGCAAACCGCCATTCTGCCCCGTCCCAATCTTGCGTGATTGCCGGATCGCCAGGCACCGGCCCCTGTTCGGCGAAATAGGCCACGGGATCCATCCCGTGGATCGCGACACCACCCGGTTGAAAGACCCTCGGCTCCGCCGCCCGGGCCGGGCGCGCCAGCACCAGGCCCGCAGGGGCAAGGGCAAGAAACCCGACAATGGCACGACGGCTCGGCATGGACATGACGCTCTCCCGATCTGCTTTGCACACCAGCCTGCCAGACCGTCGACCGGACCGAAAGCGCGGCGAAAGCCGCCCACGCGATCGTGACAGCCCGCAATCCGGGCCCGCAGCCCGCCCCGAACCTCAGTCGAAGATCTCCTCGACCACATCCTCCACCATGTCCCAGACCTCGCCCAAGGCCCGCTTCCACAGCGATTTCTTCCGCTTGACCGGACGGGGCGGCAGCCGGTCCTGCCCCATCGGGGGCAATGGCGCACCATGGGGCGCGCGCGCCCTCGGGCTCGGCTTTTTCGGATGGGCCGGATCGGGCGCTTTCAGCCATTTCATCTCATGGAGCGGCGCGCCACAGGATCCGCAGGCCAATTCATGCCCGCCCCGCGCCGTCAGCCGCAGCGCCTGCCGCATCCCGCAATAGGAACAGGTGGCGATCTTGGTGGAATGGGGCATCGGCCCTCCCCTACAGGTTTCTCACCGCATATAGGGACACCGCCGCCGCATTCGAGACATTGAGCGACCCGAACCCGCCCGCAGCCGGAATCCTGACCAGGTGGTCACACAATTCCCGCGTCCGCGCCCTCAGCCCCGGCCCCTCCGCGCCCAGAACCAACGCCACGGGCCGGTCCGTCAGCGTGGCGGCCAGCGCGCCGATCTCGGCCTCCCCCTCGCCATCAAGGCCAAGGACGGTATAGCCCATCTCCTTCAACGCCTCGATCGCATTGCCGAGGTTCTGGACCCTGAGATAGGGCTGCCGCTCCAACGCCCCGCTCGCCGTCTTGGCCAGCGCCCCGGTTTCCGGTGCCGCATGGCGCGCGGGCGCGACCACGGCGCGCGCCCCGAACACCTCGGCCGAGCGCAGGATCGCGCCCACATTATGGGGGTCCGTCACCTGGTCGAGCAGCACGAGCCGTGGCGCCACCGCCCCATCGCCCAGCGCCACATCCTCCAGCCGCCCCCAATCCAGCGGCTTGACCTCCAGCGCAGCACCCTGGTGGACCGATCCGGGGTCGAGCGGCGCGGGAAACTTGCGCGGGTCCGCGATCTCGGGCGCAAGCCCCCCCGCCGCGATGGCATCCCCCAGCTTGTCCTCGGCATTCTTGGTGAGCACCAGCCGCAGCTTGACCCGCGCGGGGTTCATCAGCGCGTCGCGCACCGCATGCAGCCCGAACAGCCACACGGTCTCCGCCGCAGCGGCCCGTCGCCCGCGTTCCTTGTCGATGACCCAGCTCGGTTTCTTCGCCACGCGCCTTCCCCCGGCCCTTGCTTCTGCCCACCGGGTTACGCGCGCCGCTCCCGCTTGCCAAGGCCCGCCGCAAAGCGGCCAAAGCCCACGGCGTTTTCCGGTTGACGGCCCCAACACCCCCGATTATCCAGCCCACGCGTCGGGCGACGTGCTGCAAGGTGCGGCAGCGGACTGTAACTCCGCCGGGGAGACCCATGCCTGGTTCGATTCCAGGGTCGCCCACCATTCCCCCCACATGACCCACCTTCCCTCGCGCTGATGTCGCGCGCGACGGGCGTCGATTCGCCCCAAACCGCCGCGCAAGCCCCGCCGCGCGGTCCTGACAGCCGTATTTCCGGGCGTATCCCTCGCCTTGGCCATTGCATTTTTGCCGCAAGTGGGGCTTGGGCCGTCTTTTATCGTTCCAATTCGATGCAACCGCTCCGCATCGCGCGCCTGTCTCTTGCCCGCTTGGGGTCAGCGCCCTACCACTTTCCCTGTAGTGCGTTGTTTCGTTTGTGTGTGTGCGGGTTCGCGTATGTCCTATGTGCCCAAGATCGATGGCTTTCCTGCGCCTTCCGTGGCGCGGCCCGCCATCCGCCCCATCGCGCCGCCGCGCCGGGATGCCTTTCTCCAGACCATCCTCAAACGCGGCTTCGATCTGTCCTTCAGCACGATCGTTCTTCTGCCCGCCGTGCTCGTCGTGGCGCTGGCTCTTCTGGTGCTGAACCCGTTCCTCAACCCCGGCCCGCTCTTTTACGCGCAAAAGCGGATGGGGCGGGGGTGCAGACCCTTCCGCGCCTACAAGTTCCGCACGATGGATGTCCGCCCGCGCGGCATCCGTGGCCCCGACGACCCGATCGAGGTGGATCGCATCCGCCCCTTGGGCAACTGGCTGCGCAAATCGCGCTTCGACGAATTGCCCCAGATCCTCAACGTCTACCGCGGCGAGATGAGCTTGATCGGCCCCCGCCCCGATTACTTCCGCCATGCCAGCCGCTACCTGCGCACCATCCCCGGCTACCGCGAACGCCACGATGTGCTGCCCGGCATCAGCGGCCTTGCGCAGGTGCGCCACGGCTATGCGGCGGGCCAATTCGCCACCCGGCGCAAGACCCGGACAGATCTCGAATACATCCGCCAGCGCTGCTTCCGGCTCGACATGTGGATCGTCTGGCGGACCATGGTGACCGTCTTCCGCATGCGGGGTGCGTGAACAATCTGGCGTCCCGCCCCCGGCAGGGCTAGGCTTGGTCCGTTAACGATTTGCCGGACCTTGCCCGATGTCCCCGACCCAGCCCGTACCGGCCCGCTTCCACGTCGTCATCGTGGCCCAGGCCGGCCGCCTGTCCTACGAGGCGTTGCTCTTTGCCGCCTCCTTTCGGGCCTTCAACCCCGATTTTCCGGGCCGATTCCTGATCGCAGAACCCCAGCCGGGCGATCGCTGGCCGCGCGATCCGCGCATCGCCAATCCCGATCTGCGCGCCATGCTGACCGAGGATTTCGGCGCGGACATCCTGCCCTTTCACGCCCGCCATTTCGGCGACAGCTACCCCTATGGCAACAAGATCGAGATGCTCTCGGCGCTGCCAGCGGGTGAACCTTTCGTCTTTTTCGACACCGACACGCTCATCACCGGCGACCTGACGCAGGTGCCCTTCGATTTCGACCGCCCCTCCGCCTCCCTCCGGGTCGAGGCGACCTGGCCCGAGATCCAGCTCTACGGCCCCGGCTATACCGCCACCTGGAAAGCGCTCTATGACCGCTTCGGGCTTGATTTCGAGGCCTCGCTCGACCTGTCGCAGCCCGACGAATACTGGCGCCGCTACCTCTATTTCAACGCGGGTTTCTTCTACCACCGCGACCCGGCGGAAT contains:
- a CDS encoding sugar transferase, which encodes MSYVPKIDGFPAPSVARPAIRPIAPPRRDAFLQTILKRGFDLSFSTIVLLPAVLVVALALLVLNPFLNPGPLFYAQKRMGRGCRPFRAYKFRTMDVRPRGIRGPDDPIEVDRIRPLGNWLRKSRFDELPQILNVYRGEMSLIGPRPDYFRHASRYLRTIPGYRERHDVLPGISGLAQVRHGYAAGQFATRRKTRTDLEYIRQRCFRLDMWIVWRTMVTVFRMRGA
- a CDS encoding phosphoribosyl-ATP diphosphatase, whose amino-acid sequence is MTDDTLTRLAATIAARKGADPDTSWTAKLLSRGPEKCAEKFGEEAVEAIIEAVKGDRDRLTSEAADVLYHLLVMLTARDVTLSEVLAELDRREGQSGIAEKAAR
- the rlmB gene encoding 23S rRNA (guanosine(2251)-2'-O)-methyltransferase RlmB, which translates into the protein MAKKPSWVIDKERGRRAAAAETVWLFGLHAVRDALMNPARVKLRLVLTKNAEDKLGDAIAAGGLAPEIADPRKFPAPLDPGSVHQGAALEVKPLDWGRLEDVALGDGAVAPRLVLLDQVTDPHNVGAILRSAEVFGARAVVAPARHAAPETGALAKTASGALERQPYLRVQNLGNAIEALKEMGYTVLGLDGEGEAEIGALAATLTDRPVALVLGAEGPGLRARTRELCDHLVRIPAAGGFGSLNVSNAAAVSLYAVRNL
- a CDS encoding CoA-binding protein, with product MTQTYSDELLRDILRKSRVFACIGVSPNPVRPSHYVGRYLTLKGYRVVPVNPGQAGTTLWGVEVKARLADVTEPVDVVDIFRKPEAVPEIVEEALALAHRPKVIWMQIGVTHAEAAERAEAAGITVIQDRCPKIEYQRLFGELRMGGFATGIISSKL
- a CDS encoding YHS domain-containing (seleno)protein, whose protein sequence is MSMPSRRAIVGFLALAPAGLVLARPARAAEPRVFQPGGVAIHGMDPVAYFAEQGPVPGDPAITQDWDGAEWRFATEANRAAFVADPARYAPAFGGYCAFAASRGYLAPTIPEAWSIHEGRLFLNASLRARRLWEAELPGVIAAGEANWPAILG